One genomic segment of Deltaproteobacteria bacterium includes these proteins:
- a CDS encoding sigma 54-interacting transcriptional regulator, whose translation MSSGKQKSSKKSDHRREHEELQSLWKISQSLYQYLNVNDLILHIIKQITEVMNAETASVILYDDQRDELVFRWSSDIPERADKLEEMRFPANHGIAGSVFASGRPEIILDVEKDYRHYSKVDSATKFRTRSMVAVPLKTKVETIGVLEVINKRLGHFDNADLNFLVTLAPIIAMALDNARMCSQLNEAYKQLQLIDKGKDELIRRTRNEVVYLRREVERRHRFSQIIGNSQKMIEVFKLCEKVVDSAITVHIYGETGTGKELVARTIHYNGPRRDKPFVSQNCGGIPDTLLASELFGQKKGAFTGAFKDKKGLFEMAHGGTVFLDEVGDTSPAMQMSLLRVLQEGEIKPLGSERSKKVDVRIISASNQDLAEEVKAGRFREDLLYRLCVFTIELPPLRERKEDIPLLAAHFVKQFRKKTKKPVRGLSRKAIECLSRYNFPGNVRELENEIERAIAMAGTSQFIEPSHLSEKITMRGRTEELEVRLDGTLKEMVTELEKSVLKDRLEKYRGNKTRVARDLGLSRYGLIKKIQRYNL comes from the coding sequence ATGAGCAGCGGTAAACAGAAAAGCTCTAAAAAGTCTGACCACAGGCGCGAGCATGAAGAATTGCAATCTCTCTGGAAGATCAGCCAATCGCTTTATCAATACTTGAATGTGAACGATCTGATCCTCCATATAATCAAACAGATAACAGAGGTAATGAATGCAGAGACTGCCTCTGTCATCCTCTATGATGACCAGAGGGACGAACTGGTATTTCGCTGGTCAAGTGACATTCCTGAAAGAGCAGATAAGCTTGAGGAGATGCGTTTCCCGGCAAATCATGGCATTGCCGGCAGCGTATTTGCCAGCGGCCGACCTGAGATAATTCTCGATGTGGAAAAAGACTACCGTCATTATAGTAAAGTGGACTCCGCTACTAAATTCCGGACGAGATCAATGGTGGCAGTACCGCTCAAGACCAAGGTGGAAACCATAGGCGTACTGGAGGTAATAAACAAGAGACTAGGACATTTCGACAACGCAGATCTCAATTTCCTTGTCACCCTTGCCCCCATCATTGCCATGGCCCTGGATAATGCCAGGATGTGTTCCCAGTTGAACGAGGCCTACAAGCAGCTGCAGCTGATAGATAAGGGAAAGGATGAGTTGATCAGGAGAACCAGAAACGAGGTGGTCTACCTCCGACGCGAGGTGGAGCGACGACATCGCTTCAGTCAGATTATCGGCAACAGTCAGAAGATGATTGAGGTGTTCAAACTGTGCGAAAAGGTAGTAGATTCGGCCATCACTGTTCATATTTATGGGGAGACCGGAACCGGCAAAGAACTGGTGGCCCGCACGATTCACTACAATGGCCCGCGGCGTGACAAACCATTTGTCAGTCAGAATTGTGGGGGAATTCCGGATACGTTGTTGGCAAGCGAACTTTTTGGCCAGAAGAAAGGGGCCTTTACCGGAGCGTTCAAGGATAAGAAGGGACTCTTTGAAATGGCGCACGGGGGTACAGTTTTCCTGGACGAGGTGGGCGACACCTCGCCGGCCATGCAGATGAGCCTGCTCAGGGTGCTGCAGGAAGGGGAGATCAAGCCGCTCGGCTCCGAGCGAAGCAAGAAGGTGGATGTAAGGATCATTTCTGCAAGCAATCAGGATCTTGCTGAAGAGGTGAAGGCTGGCAGATTCAGAGAAGATCTCCTCTACCGCCTCTGTGTCTTTACCATTGAGCTGCCGCCGCTGAGAGAGAGAAAAGAAGACATTCCTTTGCTGGCGGCGCACTTTGTCAAGCAGTTCAGAAAAAAGACAAAAAAGCCAGTGAGAGGGCTCAGCCGCAAGGCTATCGAATGCCTGAGCAGGTACAATTTTCCAGGCAATGTGAGAGAGCTCGAAAATGAAATCGAAAGGGCGATAGCCATGGCTGGTACCAGCCAGTTTATCGAACCATCTCATCTTTCTGAGAAGATAACCATGAGAGGAAGGACAGAGGAACTCGAGGTCAGATTGGACGGTACTCTGAAAGAGATGGTCACAGAGCTGGAAAAATCTGTCTTGAAAGATAGACTTGAGAAGTACAGGGGCAACAAGACCAGGGTTGCCAGAGATCTTGGGTTGAGCCGCTATGGCCTTATAAAAAAAATACAGAGATACAACCTCTGA
- a CDS encoding cold-shock protein, whose protein sequence is MAEGTVKWFSDQKGYGFIEQDGGGDIFVHHSAIDMPGFKTLSEGDRVSFEVGQGTKGPAAQNVKKI, encoded by the coding sequence ATGGCAGAAGGAACAGTCAAATGGTTCAGTGATCAGAAGGGCTATGGTTTTATCGAGCAAGATGGGGGAGGGGACATATTCGTGCACCACTCAGCCATCGACATGCCTGGATTCAAGACTCTCTCAGAAGGTGACCGGGTGAGTTTTGAAGTAGGGCAGGGGACCAAAGGCCCCGCCGCTCAGAACGTCAAGAAGATCTAA